Below is a window of Chthonomonadales bacterium DNA.
GGGCACCGTCTTCCGCACGCGCACGGGCGAGATCAGCGTTCACCTGACCGGGTGGGTCCTGCTCGCCAAGTGCCTTCGGCCGCTGCCGATCGGCAAGGAGAGCGAGGGCAAGCACTTCGCCGGCCTGTCGGACGTCGAGCAGCGCTACCGGATGCGCTACGTCGACCTTCTCGTCAATCCCGGGGCGCGCGATGTGCTCGTGCGACGCAGCCGGATGGTGCAGGCGGTCCGGCGGTTCCTCGACGGTCGCGGCTTCCTCGAGGTCGAGACGCCCGTGCTGCAGGAGGAGGCCGGCGGCGCTGCGGCGCGGCCGTTCGTCACGCACCACAATGCCCTCGACCGCGACTTCAAGCTGCGAATCTCCCTGGAGCTCTACCTCAAGCGCTTGATCGTCGGCGGGCTCGACCGTGTCTACGAGATCGGCCGGGTCTTCCGCAACGAAGGCGTTTCCACGCGCCACAACCCCGAGTTCACGATGCTCGAGCTCTACCAGGCCTACGCCAACCTGGAGGACATCATGGAGCTTGTGGAGGACCTTTACGTGGAGGTCTGCACCGCCGTGAACGCGGAGCCGCGGTTCGTCTATCGCGCGCCGGGCGCCGCCGGCGAGGCCGCGGACGAGGTCATTGACCTTTCCCGCCGGCCCTGGCGCCGCCTGCCGATCCTGGACGGGATCGCCAGGTACGCCGGCATCACGCCGGAGGAGCTCGACGATCTGCCAGGCGCGCGCCGCGCCTGCGAGCGCGTCGGCGTTCCGGCGGATTGCGAGACGACGGTCGGGGGCCTCATTGAGAAGCTCCATGAGCGCTTCACTCAGCCCAATCTGGTTCAACCAACCTTCGTGACCGACTTCCCGCTCGAGACCTCGCCGCTGGCGAAGAAGCGGCCCGACGCGCCGCGCCTCACGCGCCGCTTCGAGGTCTATGCCGCCACCCAGGAGCTCGGCAACGCGTTCTCCGAGATCAACGATCCGGTCGATCAGCGTGAACGATTCGAGAACCAACTGCGACTGCGCGCCGCGGGCGACCAGGAGGCGCACCCGATGGACGAGGACTTCCTGCGCGCTCTCGAGTACGGTATGCCGCCGACCGGCGGCCTCGGCATCGGGATCGATCGCCTCGCGATGGTCCTGATGGGCCAGTCGTCCATCCGCGACGTGCTCCTCTTTCCGCTCCTGCGGCCGGAGACGTAGGCTGCCTCCAGCCCGGGCACGCGCTGGACGCAAGCGATGACGGAGAACGCGGCGCGCGAGCACATGGTGCGCGAGGTCATGGCGACCGGCGAGGTCACCGATTCGCGCGTCGCCGATGCGATGCGGCGCGTGCCACGCCATCTTTTCGTCCCGCCGGGAGCGCGCGACCAGGCCTACCTGAACCGACCGCAGCCGATCGGCCGCGCCCAGGCCATCTCCCAGCCGCTCATGGTCGCGCTGATGACGCAGCTTGCCGGCGTCTCGCCAGGCTCGCGCGTCCTCGAGGTCGGCACCGGCTCCGGCTATCAGTCCGCGGTGCTCGCCGAGCTTGGCGCCTGGGTCATCAGCGTCGAGCGACACGCGGACCTGGCCGGCTCGGCGTCCAGGCTTCTGGCGTCCCTTGGCTACGGGCGCGTGCGCGTCGTGGTCGGCGATGGCTCGCTCGGCTGGCCGGAGAATTCCCCCTTCGACGCGATCCTGGTCACGGCGGCGGCCCCGGAAGTGCCCCCGGCGCTCGTGGGGCAACTGGCCTGCCCGGGCCGCCTGGTGGCGCCCGTGGGAGGGCCGGACGTGCAGGCGCTCCTTTGCGTGCGCCGCGACGCCTCCGGCGCCCAGCACATTGACGAGCATGGCGAATGCGTTTTCGTGCCCCTGATCGGCGCTGCTGGCTGGCCGCCATGCCCGAGCGAGGCTCCGGGTCGGCCGCGATGAGTGGGCCAGCGACTCGCCGTCGGCGGCGCTCGGGCCTCCGCGCGATGGGCGCGGTGGGCGCCGGCGCCGCGGCATCGATCGCGCTCGTCGCAGCGCGGCCGGCCCTCGCGCCCTGGGTCGGCCTGTGCGATGGGCTGGCTGTCGGCGTCGTGCTGGGTGCGACCGGGCTCGTCCGCTCCTATGACGAGAGCTGGGACGAGTTCTGGGAGACGACGGCCCTCGCCTACTCCCTGGGCGTCCTATCGCTATTCGTCTTCTGGTGGCGCGGAGAGTCGCCCAGCGCCTTCTTCTGGGTTGAGATGGCGGCCGGCGCGATGAGCTACCTGATGCTGATCTGGGTGCCTCCGATCACCTGGCTCGGCGCGGACCTGATGCTTCTCGTGGGCACATTCACCGGGTGGTTGGCCTCCGGCCTCTTCCGCTCGGACGGCACACCATGACTGGACCGACACCGATGACCGACGAGCAGAGGCTCTTCTTCGAGACCAACGGCTACCTCGTGCTGCCGGACGCCCTCACTCCCGATGAGCTCGAGGCCGCCCGCACCGCCGGGGCCCGCGCGGAGGCTCGCTGGCAGGCCGACCCGTCGCTACCGGGTCTCCGGCGGCCCAACCTGCGCCAGGTGCAGGCGCCCATTGAGCACGACCCCCTGTTCCTTGACCTGATGGAGCATCCCCGTGTGTTCCCGCTCGTTCGCGCCATCCTGGGCGACGACGTCAGCATGATCGACAATGACCTGTTCTTGTCGCCTCCGCGCACCGCCACGCACGCCCACTGGCACCACGACGTCGGGCTCGCCGGCGTCTTCCATCCGCGCTCCGTGCTGATGGTGAAGGTGTTCTACCTTCTCTCGGACGTCGGGGAGAATGGCGGCGCGACGCTGATCCTCCCGGGAAGCCACCGCTACCCGATGGACTTCGACCTGCCGCGGCCCGCAACGCCGGGCGAGATGCCCAACCACGCGCGCCTTGCTCACCCAGCCGGCACGGCCTATCTGTTCAACGGTCGGTGCTATCACGCCGCGTCCAACAACGAGAGCAGCCGCGAGCGTCGGGTGCTGATCTTCAACTACGGGCACTTCTGGATGAAGGTGTGGCCGGGCTACGAGCCCTCGGAGCGCCTGCGCGCGGCTGCCGCCACCCCACTGCGGCGGCAGCTCCTTGGCATCGGAGATGCCTATGGCCCCTACCCCCTTCAGGAACCAGGCGACTGAGGCGAGCGTATGGCGATCCGGGAGAGCAGGGCACACCGTGGATACCGTCTTCGTAGATTCCATCGAGTTCTATGGGTATCATGGAGCGTCCGACGCCGAGCAGGACGTCGGTCACCGCTACATGGTGGATGTTGCGCTGAGCCTCGACACGCGGCGCGCGGGCCGAACAGACAGCCTGGCCGACACCGTGAACTACTCGCACGTTGCCAAGCGCATCGTCGCGATCGGCACGGAGGCGCGCTACCGGCTGCTGGAGGCCCTCGCGTCGCGATTTGCCGAGGCACTCCTCGCGGAGTTCGACGTGGAGGCGGTGCGCCTGCGGGTTCGCAAGGTTGCGCCTCCGATGAACGTGATCGCGGCGGCCGCCGGCGTCGATAT
It encodes the following:
- the lysS gene encoding lysine--tRNA ligase gives rise to the protein MREGQDDRDRRLARLRALRDDGRDPYLIERYARTHRAAVVVERFAEVEGAPVSLAGRVVSCRVMGRAAFADLQDETGRVQLYARRDDLGQGPYDEFRSLDIGDIVGVEGTVFRTRTGEISVHLTGWVLLAKCLRPLPIGKESEGKHFAGLSDVEQRYRMRYVDLLVNPGARDVLVRRSRMVQAVRRFLDGRGFLEVETPVLQEEAGGAAARPFVTHHNALDRDFKLRISLELYLKRLIVGGLDRVYEIGRVFRNEGVSTRHNPEFTMLELYQAYANLEDIMELVEDLYVEVCTAVNAEPRFVYRAPGAAGEAADEVIDLSRRPWRRLPILDGIARYAGITPEELDDLPGARRACERVGVPADCETTVGGLIEKLHERFTQPNLVQPTFVTDFPLETSPLAKKRPDAPRLTRRFEVYAATQELGNAFSEINDPVDQRERFENQLRLRAAGDQEAHPMDEDFLRALEYGMPPTGGLGIGIDRLAMVLMGQSSIRDVLLFPLLRPET
- a CDS encoding protein-L-isoaspartate(D-aspartate) O-methyltransferase — protein: MTENAAREHMVREVMATGEVTDSRVADAMRRVPRHLFVPPGARDQAYLNRPQPIGRAQAISQPLMVALMTQLAGVSPGSRVLEVGTGSGYQSAVLAELGAWVISVERHADLAGSASRLLASLGYGRVRVVVGDGSLGWPENSPFDAILVTAAAPEVPPALVGQLACPGRLVAPVGGPDVQALLCVRRDASGAQHIDEHGECVFVPLIGAAGWPPCPSEAPGRPR
- a CDS encoding phytanoyl-CoA dioxygenase family protein, giving the protein MTGPTPMTDEQRLFFETNGYLVLPDALTPDELEAARTAGARAEARWQADPSLPGLRRPNLRQVQAPIEHDPLFLDLMEHPRVFPLVRAILGDDVSMIDNDLFLSPPRTATHAHWHHDVGLAGVFHPRSVLMVKVFYLLSDVGENGGATLILPGSHRYPMDFDLPRPATPGEMPNHARLAHPAGTAYLFNGRCYHAASNNESSRERRVLIFNYGHFWMKVWPGYEPSERLRAAAATPLRRQLLGIGDAYGPYPLQEPGD
- the folB gene encoding dihydroneopterin aldolase — translated: MDTVFVDSIEFYGYHGASDAEQDVGHRYMVDVALSLDTRRAGRTDSLADTVNYSHVAKRIVAIGTEARYRLLEALASRFAEALLAEFDVEAVRLRVRKVAPPMNVIAAAAGVDIERRRGESA